From Coffea arabica cultivar ET-39 chromosome 2e, Coffea Arabica ET-39 HiFi, whole genome shotgun sequence, the proteins below share one genomic window:
- the LOC113732398 gene encoding pheophytinase, chloroplastic-like produces MEIISCHAMHGQYLVKFRGYAVGKSPRSNQAKLWNFKERRLISVVSQCKLKALRHSYLDQLAIRRLGRAHTVRTLSALKGYEHGDPSVLSESLNSYVLDGKENVTDSDKTVPKVLIPGLPDENKGDSVASITSCSWEWKPKLNVHYKTAGSVNVDFPPVLFLPGFGVGSFHYEKQLKDLGRDFRAWAVDFLGQGLSLPREDPTRQTKNGDNLKSDVENFLWGFGDETEPWAKELVYSSDLWRDQVRYFIEEVIGEPVYIVGNSLGGYIAVYFAACYPELVKGVTLLNATPFWGFLPNPMKSPRWSSMFPWAGTFPIPATIKSLTEIVWQKMSDPESIAEILKQVYADHSTKVDKVFSSILEITKHPAAAASFASIMFAPQAQLTFKDSLSRCQMNNVPVCLMYGKEDPWVKPIWGLQVKRQLPEAPYYEISPAGHCPHDEVPEVVNFLLRGWIRNVESQGSAALPLFDSAENFQNDFAKDLEFVREGSRKLARVQIYGSESSFWKRMISLIKSQFDTSRK; encoded by the exons ATGGAAATTATCTCTTGCCACGCTATGCATGGCCAGTATCTAGTAAAATTTAGAGGGTATGCTGTTGGGAAAAGCCCAAGATCAAATCAAGCAAAACTTTGGAATTTCAAGGAGAGAAGATTGATATCTGTAGTCAGTCAATGTAAGCTCAAGGCTCTTAGACATTCTTATTTAGATCAATTAGCCATAAGGAGGCTTGGAAGAGCTCACACTGTTAGGACACTAAGTGCTCTGAAGGGATATGAACATGGTGATCCAAGCGTCTTGAGTGAAAGTTTAAACTCTTATGTACTTGATGGTAAAGAGAATGTTACTGATAGTGACAAGACTGTACCTAAGGTCTTGATTCCTGGTTTGCCTGATGAAAACAAGGGTGATTCTGTTGCTTCAATTACCAGTTGTTCCTGGGAATGGAAGCCCAAACTTAATGTTCACTACAAAACAGCTGGATCCGTGAATGTTGATTTTCCTCCGGTTCTCTTTCTTCCTGGTTTTGGAGTTGGTTCCTTTCATTATGAAAAACAATTGAAGGATCTGGGTCGAGACTTTAGAGCATGGGCAGTCGATTTTCTTGGGCAGGGCTTGTCATTACCACGTGAAGATCCAACTAGACAGACAAAGAATGGTGACAACCTGAAATCAGATGTGGAGAACTTCTTGTGGGGTTTTGGAGATGAGACTGAACCTTGGGCAAAAGAGCTTGTTTATTCTTCTGATTTATGGAGGGACCAAGTCCGTTACTTCATCGAAGAG GTGATTGGAGAACCTGTTTATATTGTTGGGAATTCACTCGGAGGATATATCGCGGTCTACTTTGCAGCATGCTATCCCGAATTGGTGAAAGGTGTAACCTTGCTTAATGCTACTCCTTTTTGGGGATTTCTTCCTAACCCTATGAAATCTCCTAGATGGTCAAGCATGTTTCCTTGGGCTGGCACATTTCCTATTCCTGCCACAATTAAAAGTCTTACGGAAATTGT GTGGCAGAAAATGAGTGATCCTGAAAGTATTGCAGAGATACTTAAGCAAGTATATGCAGATCACTCGACAAAAGTTGATAAGGTGTTCTCCAGTATACTGGAGATAACAAAGCATCCAGCGGCTGCTGCATCATTTGCTTCTATTATGTTTGCTCCTCAAGCACAGTTAACGTTCAAGGACTCTTTATCTAG GTGTCAAATGAACAACGTACCTGTCTGTCTCATGTATGGCAAAGAAGATCCTTGGGTAAAGCCTATCTGGGGTTTACAAGTGAAACGCCAACTGCCAGAAGCTCCATATTATGAGATTAGCCCTGCTGGTCACTGCCCTCATGATGAAGTTCCAGAG GTGGTGAATTTCTTATTGCGTGGGTGGATCAGAAATGTAGAATCCCAGGGTTCAGCAGCACTGCCTCTGTTTGATAGCgctgaaaattttcagaatgACTTTGCCAAAGACCTGGAATTTGTTAGAGAAGGTTCAAGAAAATTAGCAAGGGTACAGATCTATGGATCCGAATCATCTTTCTGGAAAAGGATGATCTCTTTAATCAAATCTCAGTTTGACACTTCAAGAAAGTGA
- the LOC113732397 gene encoding serine/threonine-protein kinase-like protein At3g51990 translates to MGYLSCKAESAILTSNSHLPASSKKAHQVNSQEKTKEKPVKIQEFDYSDLEAATNGFSEQKLLGRGSHGLVYKGVLRSGRLVAIKKPARGSRISSTSENSEVENEIDILSKLQSPRLVNLVGFTNSDSHGRLLVVEFMSNGTLYDVLHSNSRPPTWGRRIKLALHTANAIDTLHSSSPPVIHRDIKSANVLIDRNFNARLGDFGLALRCHVDDYRLRSTPPAGTMGYLDPGYVTPDNLSTKTDVFSFGILLLEIISGRKAIDVGHSPPSIVDWAIPLIRRGKLVSIYDPRIPPPRDPLVRKQLAVVAAKCVRSCRERRPTMKEVVECLSGLSKLVPLHSWNGLTNPCLMVETVGRPVESRSNNVNVKEKGDEQGNLDGEDGASLARALRNSRRVYSDLGFRSNLMDLLNGIHGESEFPEDNSGIKPCEQPESGGFSCRFESEKFVGRKSNLSLVRGIDKLGASQLSRNHTVSENTSDKHSEGNATVL, encoded by the coding sequence ATGGGCTATCTATCATGTAAAGCAGAATCAGCAATTTTAACCTCCAATTCTCACCTTCCAGCTTCGTCTAAGAAAGCCCATCAAGTTAATTcccaagaaaaaacaaaagagaagcCTGTCAAGATCCAAGAATTTGACTACAGTGATCTTGAAGCAGCCACCAATGGCTTTTCTGAGCAGAAACTGTTAGGCAGAGGTAGCCATGGCCTAGTTTACAAAGGGGTTCTTCGCAGTGGGCGCTTGGTTGCCATCAAGAAGCCTGCAAGAGGGTCAAGAATCTCCTCCACATCAGAGAATTCAGAAGTTGAGAATGAGATTGATATTCTGTCAAAGCTGCAGAGTCCAAGACTGGTAAATCTTGTTGGTTTTACTAATAGTGATTCTCATGGTCGCCTTTTAGTTGTTGAATTTATGAGTAATGGTACTCTTTATGATGTTTTGCACTCGAATTCTCGCCCTCCCACTTGGGGTAGAAGAATAAAATTGGCATTACACACTGCAAACGCTATCGATACTCTTCATTCATCAAGTCCCCCTGTCATTCACCGTGATATAAAGTCTGCCAATGTGTTGATAGATAGGAATTTTAATGCCCGGTTAGGCGATTTTGGACTAGCCTTAAGATGCCATGTTGACGATTATAGATTGAGGTCAACTCCCCCGGCAGGTACAATGGGGTATTTGGATCCTGGTTATGTGACCCCTGATAACTTGAGTACTAAAACTGATGTGTTTAGTTTTGGGATATTGCTGTTGGAGATTATTAGTGGGAGGAAGGCTATTGATGTGGGGCATTCACCGCCTTCCATCGTGGATTGGGCAATTCCATTGATTAGGAGAGGGAAGCTTGTGTCTATTTATGATCCTAGGATTCCACCCCCTAGGGACCCTTTGGTGAGGAAGCAGCTGGCGGTAGTTGCCGCAAAATGTGTGAGGTCTTGTAGGGAGAGGCGGCCAACGATGAAGGAGGTGGTTGAATGTTTGAGTGGGTTGAGTAAGTTGGTCCCCTTGCATTCTTGGAATGGTTTGACTAATCCTTGTTTGATGGTTGAGACTGTTGGGAGACCTGTCGAGTCAAGGAGTAATAATGTGAATGTGAAGGAAAAGGGGGATGAGCAAGGGAATTTGGATGGAGAAGATGGTGCATCACTTGCAAGAGCATTGAGAAATTCACGGAGAGTGTACTCTGATTTGGGATTTAGAAGTAATTTGATGGATTTATTGAATGGGATTCATGGGGAGTCTGAATTTCCAGAAGACAACAGTGGGATTAAGCCTTGTGAGCAACCTGAGTCTGGTGGTTTTAGTTGCAgatttgaaagtgaaaaattcGTTGGCAGAAAAAGCAATCTGTCTCTGGTCCGCGGCATTGACAAACTTGGCGCTTCGCAACTATCAAGAAACCATACAGTCAGCGAAAATACTTCAGACAAACATTCTGAAGGGAATGCTACAGTTCTGTGA